In Methanobacteriaceae archaeon, the following proteins share a genomic window:
- a CDS encoding ATP-binding cassette domain-containing protein, with amino-acid sequence MKYAIETFDLTKKFGDFLAVDALNMKIENKSIFGFLGPNGAGKTTTIKMLTCLAQPTEGSASVAGYDINESPNEVRQKIGMVPQLVSLYGDLTVRENVELCADFYGMPRDLKEVRIEELMELVDIKYAQNKLVRQLSGGQKQKVSVVASLVHQPDILFLDEPTIGLDPTTKRVLWDLITELNEKGHTIILCSHDMYEVELLCDNVGIINQGTLAAFDTPQGLKDTMIREDEDAKKANLGTIIDKIEQENPIGQESSFKDLKGAVADLERENGKTKQMSIMVSNLNDKMVEEIQKLPVVFEVIKHHSGRVIMEMDEKCKTAVNDVIWAVMENNGNITSISTKDPSLEDVFVKVTAKEKEE; translated from the coding sequence ATGAAATACGCAATAGAAACCTTCGATTTGACAAAAAAATTCGGTGATTTTCTAGCAGTGGATGCCCTTAATATGAAAATCGAGAATAAATCAATTTTCGGATTTTTAGGTCCAAATGGAGCCGGAAAAACTACTACTATAAAAATGTTGACTTGTCTTGCTCAGCCAACTGAAGGAAGTGCTAGTGTAGCTGGTTATGACATTAATGAGAGTCCTAATGAAGTTAGACAAAAAATAGGAATGGTTCCTCAACTAGTAAGCCTCTATGGAGATCTTACGGTGAGAGAAAATGTGGAGCTATGTGCCGACTTCTATGGGATGCCTCGAGACCTTAAAGAGGTACGTATTGAAGAACTCATGGAACTGGTTGACATAAAATACGCTCAAAATAAGCTGGTTAGACAACTTTCTGGTGGTCAAAAGCAGAAAGTTTCAGTAGTAGCCAGTCTGGTACATCAACCAGATATTTTGTTCCTGGATGAACCAACCATTGGACTGGATCCCACAACAAAAAGAGTACTCTGGGATTTAATTACTGAATTGAATGAAAAAGGACATACCATAATACTCTGTTCCCACGATATGTATGAAGTAGAGCTCCTATGTGATAATGTGGGAATTATTAATCAAGGCACACTTGCTGCCTTTGACACTCCTCAGGGATTAAAAGATACCATGATCAGAGAAGATGAAGATGCTAAAAAGGCCAATTTAGGTACAATTATTGATAAAATAGAGCAAGAAAATCCTATTGGTCAAGAAAGTTCATTTAAAGATTTGAAAGGTGCAGTAGCGGATCTTGAAAGAGAAAATGGGAAAACAAAACAAATGAGCATCATGGTCAGTAACCTGAATGATAAAATGGTAGAAGAAATTCAAAAGCTCCCCGTAGTATTTGAAGTAATTAAACATCATTCTGGTCGAGTCATTATGGAAATGGACGAAAAATGTAAAACAGCTGTAAATGATGTTATATGGGCAGTTATGGAGAATAACGGGAACATAACTTCTATTTCAACTAAAGATCCCTCTTTGGAAGATGTATTTGTAAAAGTAACGGCTAAGGAGAAGGAGGAATAA
- a CDS encoding ABC transporter permease, whose protein sequence is MWMLKKDLIVLWRHKPRLMSLILFPIIMITLFGYGMGGTLDNIPIVVVDQSHGAVTDQTLNAIKNMSLYDVKGIISDPEKGREMVQSGQVKAAIVLPPNYDNLTSSQPQSVVMYVDSSDQMASQALIPTTQALFSKISGQLGLEKMQMNSSGSTASSQSTSNQTGIQVNTSQVSSSQPGGIVASIQNLANTINFQVDKIYGDIKYIDFLVPAVIAMTVMMSCMMGMGESIAGERERGELARLFMTPTNVSTVVGGKIISKLIIETGRAIILILAAVILFGIVIKGSMGLTLLLLVLTALCFVGFGIMISARVSTQEDYVQMVMPFTMPMMFVSGVFYPLATMPWIFQKIAYLVPLTYANDALRAVMLKGANLGDVWVDVAVLIGFTLLFFAMGVRSFNRDV, encoded by the coding sequence ATGTGGATGCTCAAAAAGGATCTAATAGTCCTTTGGAGGCATAAGCCTCGTTTAATGTCCCTTATACTTTTCCCGATTATCATGATAACCTTATTTGGTTATGGGATGGGTGGAACACTTGATAACATACCTATAGTGGTAGTTGATCAATCACACGGAGCAGTAACCGATCAGACACTAAATGCCATAAAAAATATGAGTTTGTATGATGTGAAAGGAATTATTAGCGATCCCGAGAAGGGTAGGGAGATGGTTCAGAGCGGACAGGTAAAAGCAGCCATCGTATTGCCACCCAATTATGACAATCTTACTAGTTCGCAGCCTCAAAGTGTAGTGATGTATGTTGACTCATCTGATCAGATGGCCAGCCAGGCCTTAATACCCACCACACAAGCATTATTCAGCAAAATTTCCGGCCAGCTCGGACTGGAAAAAATGCAGATGAATAGTAGTGGCTCTACCGCCAGTTCTCAGAGTACCTCAAATCAGACAGGAATCCAGGTAAACACCAGCCAAGTATCATCATCCCAGCCTGGTGGAATAGTGGCCAGCATACAAAATCTGGCAAATACCATTAATTTCCAGGTAGACAAGATTTATGGTGATATCAAATACATAGACTTCTTGGTACCTGCAGTTATAGCCATGACCGTTATGATGTCTTGTATGATGGGTATGGGAGAGTCTATTGCTGGTGAAAGAGAAAGAGGAGAACTTGCTCGTTTATTTATGACCCCAACCAACGTTTCTACTGTGGTAGGTGGAAAAATTATATCAAAGTTGATAATTGAAACCGGGAGGGCCATTATATTAATTTTGGCCGCCGTTATTCTCTTTGGAATAGTAATAAAGGGAAGTATGGGGCTCACGCTCTTACTACTGGTTCTAACAGCCCTATGTTTTGTAGGGTTTGGAATAATGATATCGGCCCGAGTTTCTACTCAGGAAGATTATGTGCAAATGGTAATGCCATTTACCATGCCCATGATGTTTGTATCAGGAGTATTCTATCCACTAGCAACCATGCCCTGGATATTCCAGAAAATCGCATATTTAGTCCCCCTAACATACGCTAATGATGCACTAAGAGCAGTTATGCTTAAGGGCGCAAATTTAGGAGATGTATGGGTAGATGTTGCAGTTTTAATAGGTTTTACCCTATTATTCTTTGCCATGGGAGTTAGAAGTTTCAATAGAGACGTATAA
- a CDS encoding PQQ-binding-like beta-propeller repeat protein has translation MFKKRNAFIGLLIACILIGPVSAADWQMFHENQEHTGFLKEAADFTSQVWYFPAGGPIQSSPAILNKIIFFGSNAGNVYAVDMEDGTKLWDYKTGGGVISSPAIQNKTLFVGSTDGYLYSINTDNGDVNWKFKTGNAIESSPAVVNDTVYIGSNDGRLYAVDIENGTKTWEFDTGNAVKSSPVVNNGTIYIGSQNGKIFSLGINNGSQNWAYTSGDAIQSSPAFYNNTVYVGSNDGNVYALGAYNGSLTWKFDMGNKIASSATIESNENSLFIGSDDGNMTALDTRDGAFKWSYKTGGAIKSTAALMDNKIVFGSNDGTVYVVNKYSGKEEWSYSPGYYLFNSAITSSPAVYGKTVYAGSTDGYLYALNTDKEQGPSSIFTYYTWGAIIVVIVGLLGLKSVLNRRKNKKE, from the coding sequence ATGTTTAAAAAGAGAAATGCCTTTATTGGACTACTCATAGCGTGTATACTGATTGGTCCAGTGTCTGCTGCAGATTGGCAGATGTTTCACGAGAATCAGGAACACACTGGATTTTTAAAAGAAGCAGCGGATTTCACATCCCAAGTATGGTACTTCCCAGCCGGAGGGCCAATACAATCATCCCCCGCCATATTGAATAAAATAATATTCTTTGGTTCAAATGCCGGGAATGTATATGCCGTAGATATGGAAGATGGTACAAAATTATGGGATTATAAAACCGGCGGGGGCGTAATTTCATCTCCAGCCATTCAAAATAAGACTTTATTTGTTGGTTCCACTGATGGATATCTTTACTCCATAAATACTGATAATGGTGATGTTAACTGGAAATTTAAGACTGGAAACGCCATTGAATCTTCTCCAGCCGTGGTGAATGATACAGTTTATATAGGTTCAAATGATGGCCGATTATATGCTGTGGATATAGAAAACGGAACAAAAACCTGGGAATTTGATACAGGTAATGCCGTAAAATCATCTCCTGTTGTAAACAATGGAACCATATATATAGGATCACAAAATGGAAAAATATTCAGTCTGGGAATAAATAATGGAAGCCAAAATTGGGCTTATACTTCAGGAGATGCTATACAATCTTCACCAGCATTTTACAACAATACAGTTTATGTTGGATCCAATGATGGAAATGTGTATGCTCTTGGTGCCTATAATGGTTCTTTAACCTGGAAATTTGATATGGGTAACAAAATAGCCTCTTCAGCAACAATAGAATCTAATGAAAATAGTTTATTCATTGGTTCTGATGATGGAAATATGACTGCTCTTGATACCCGTGACGGAGCATTTAAATGGTCTTACAAAACAGGCGGTGCCATAAAATCTACCGCGGCCCTTATGGACAATAAAATTGTTTTTGGATCAAATGATGGTACTGTCTACGTGGTCAATAAATATAGTGGTAAAGAAGAATGGTCTTACTCACCAGGTTATTATCTATTTAATTCTGCCATAACTTCTTCTCCAGCAGTATATGGGAAAACAGTTTATGCAGGAAGTACAGATGGTTATCTGTATGCATTAAATACTGATAAAGAACAAGGGCCAAGTTCAATTTTCACTTATTACACTTGGGGAGCAATTATAGTTGTAATAGTTGGTCTTTTAGGACTAAAATCTGTATTAAACCGACGTAAAAACAAAAAAGAGTAA
- a CDS encoding Ig-like domain repeat protein, translated as MDTNPGTIDEPYQTISMGVGSVDEKGTVYIANGNYAGLNNSEIVISKNMTITGQNQKDTIINGSNTARIFYIRDSVTVTITNLTFVNGRATGILPVTGGAISNNGTLNVVNCNFTDNYAHNYGGAIHNNPTGTLSVHNSTFTGNEAGNGGAISNWGTLVVNNSTFNTNNVINFGGAIYNNGDKAQIIPYVGNVTLTNSTFTRNIAGTYDAGQGSGGAIYTQLGDLTVDNCIFTGQNALRGEGGAIYSVRSTSKFSNSSFTDNWVYRGSGGAIKSEGTSLDPNVLTVINCTFTSNSAQVNAGAIGSWGTSIINITGSNFTNNSVNYYYGGAIEIYGTLTVTDCNFENNTSTGFGGAIYNHGTCTVTSSNFLNNTSKEGGAIWGSKGYLKVINSNLTGNLATNTNWGYGGGAIGTTGVMDVINCTFTANNASYDGAAIWSNNVTQIVNCTFTKNHAESGAIWNTGNGICTVTSSNFTNNTAGFGAGIENYGILTINSCNFTNNSASYGGAISHLGKNLIITNSNFTGNRATSSGGNGGVIWANYNTQSLTGPFTITDCIFTDNSATGQGSVVWNNRNLDSGVMHFNRIFENIGNYDVYSASGAIDAENNWWGDNFNGTNPIAAVRVNNNVDADPWIVLRWSASPTTLVGLLSTSTATADMRYNSNGFIPSGTLPDGTVRFTVNNSGNFNPLNRTIGSTIVTTIFTPTKYGLSTITATVDGFSLSKSVLVEGTVTSLTVSTVSGYKGDTTTLTATLWDTAHARAVVNEKVDFYVNGDNVGQGTTDNNGLATCNYNIIQNVGTYTINATFNATTQYEPSNGTNNLIVNATPTNLTIDVASGYKGDKTTLTATLWDAAHDRAVVAEKLDFYVNGVYVGYGTTDVNGIATYNYNIAENVGTYTINATFNATTQYAASTRTNNLIVNATPTNLTIDNVTGNKGTNVTLKAVLTDTAHNLAISGKNVTFKVNSIVVGNATTDTNGVATLTYYIDIVGGKYTVDAVFAADNQYASSNVTGTLKIPQSSVYVVVTSSKKDPKIGETFTLTYKLGNNGPDPADNVTITIPLPESFEISNVNGDGNWTYNEKTRTITWTFTTLVVGDPYLYVTGNLTKAGAYLFSLSIATATYNGDTQEITPITINAKNPAQVNAASNTITMQNTGTPINYLIMAILMILSGLLVSKIK; from the coding sequence TTGGACACCAACCCTGGAACGATCGATGAACCTTACCAAACCATATCCATGGGAGTAGGATCTGTTGATGAAAAAGGGACAGTATACATAGCAAATGGAAATTACGCGGGTTTAAACAACAGTGAAATAGTTATAAGCAAAAACATGACTATTACTGGCCAAAACCAAAAGGATACCATAATAAATGGAAGCAATACCGCCAGAATATTTTACATCAGAGATTCAGTTACAGTTACCATCACGAATTTAACCTTCGTAAATGGACGTGCAACAGGCATCCTTCCGGTTACAGGTGGTGCCATTAGTAATAATGGTACTCTGAACGTTGTTAACTGCAATTTCACAGATAACTACGCACATAACTATGGGGGTGCAATCCACAACAACCCAACTGGAACTTTATCAGTGCACAATAGCACCTTCACAGGTAACGAGGCGGGAAATGGTGGTGCTATTTCCAACTGGGGTACATTGGTCGTGAATAACAGTACCTTCAATACTAACAATGTAATTAACTTCGGTGGTGCTATTTACAACAACGGTGACAAAGCTCAAATTATTCCTTATGTGGGTAATGTGACTTTAACTAACTCTACTTTCACCAGAAACATTGCAGGTACTTATGATGCTGGTCAGGGGAGTGGTGGTGCAATTTATACTCAACTCGGTGATCTGACTGTGGATAACTGTATTTTCACAGGCCAAAATGCATTGCGTGGAGAAGGTGGTGCTATCTACAGTGTGAGGAGTACTTCTAAATTTAGTAACAGCAGCTTCACAGACAACTGGGTCTATCGTGGAAGTGGTGGAGCCATCAAAAGTGAAGGTACATCCCTCGATCCAAATGTGTTGACCGTGATCAACTGTACTTTCACAAGTAACAGTGCACAAGTCAATGCAGGTGCTATAGGCAGTTGGGGCACTTCTATTATTAATATAACTGGCAGTAATTTCACAAACAATAGTGTAAATTATTACTATGGTGGAGCCATCGAAATCTACGGTACATTAACTGTTACTGATTGCAACTTCGAAAATAACACGTCAACAGGTTTCGGTGGAGCCATCTACAATCATGGTACATGCACAGTAACAAGTAGTAATTTCCTGAATAACACTTCAAAAGAAGGTGGAGCCATATGGGGCAGTAAAGGTTATTTAAAAGTTATTAATTCAAATTTAACAGGTAACCTAGCAACTAATACTAACTGGGGTTATGGTGGAGGTGCCATCGGTACCACAGGTGTGATGGATGTGATTAACTGTACATTCACAGCCAACAATGCAAGTTACGACGGCGCTGCCATATGGAGCAACAACGTCACACAAATAGTCAACTGTACATTTACCAAAAACCATGCAGAAAGTGGTGCAATATGGAACACAGGTAATGGTATTTGCACAGTAACAAGTAGTAACTTCACAAACAACACTGCAGGTTTTGGAGCTGGTATTGAGAACTATGGTATCCTGACCATCAACAGCTGTAATTTTACCAATAACAGTGCAAGTTACGGTGGGGCAATTTCCCATTTAGGTAAGAACCTGATCATCACAAACAGCAACTTCACGGGTAACCGTGCAACATCATCCGGTGGAAATGGTGGAGTTATCTGGGCTAATTACAATACTCAGTCATTAACAGGTCCTTTTACTATAACTGACTGTATATTCACAGATAATAGTGCAACAGGACAGGGTAGTGTTGTATGGAATAACAGAAATTTAGATAGTGGTGTAATGCACTTCAACCGCATATTTGAGAATATAGGAAACTACGATGTGTACTCTGCCAGTGGAGCCATAGATGCAGAAAACAACTGGTGGGGTGACAACTTCAATGGAACCAATCCAATTGCAGCCGTAAGGGTAAACAATAATGTTGATGCTGATCCATGGATCGTACTTAGATGGAGTGCGTCTCCTACCACTTTGGTGGGTCTACTAAGTACTTCAACCGCAACTGCAGATATGAGGTACAACTCCAACGGCTTTATTCCAAGCGGAACACTGCCAGATGGAACTGTCAGATTTACAGTCAATAATTCAGGAAACTTCAACCCATTAAATAGAACCATAGGCAGTACAATAGTTACAACAATATTTACTCCTACGAAGTACGGTTTGAGCACAATAACCGCGACTGTGGATGGTTTTTCACTCAGTAAGTCAGTTCTTGTGGAGGGAACAGTAACCAGTTTAACTGTCAGCACTGTTTCGGGCTACAAAGGAGACACCACAACACTAACAGCAACACTATGGGACACAGCCCATGCCAGAGCAGTTGTGAATGAAAAAGTTGACTTCTACGTAAACGGTGATAACGTAGGCCAGGGCACCACTGATAACAATGGATTGGCAACCTGCAACTACAACATCATACAAAACGTTGGAACCTACACCATAAACGCAACCTTCAACGCAACCACACAATACGAACCCAGTAACGGAACAAATAATCTAATTGTGAACGCAACACCAACCAATTTAACCATTGATGTAGCTTCAGGCTACAAAGGAGACAAAACAACACTAACAGCAACACTATGGGACGCAGCCCATGACAGAGCAGTTGTGGCTGAGAAACTTGACTTCTACGTGAACGGAGTCTATGTAGGCTACGGAACAACTGATGTCAACGGTATTGCAACCTACAACTACAACATCGCAGAAAACGTTGGAACATACACCATAAACGCAACCTTCAACGCAACCACACAATATGCAGCCAGCACCAGAACAAATAATCTAATTGTGAATGCAACACCAACCAATTTAACCATTGACAATGTAACGGGAAATAAAGGAACAAATGTGACTTTGAAAGCAGTTTTAACTGACACTGCCCATAATTTGGCTATCAGCGGTAAAAACGTGACTTTCAAAGTTAACAGTATAGTTGTGGGTAATGCTACTACTGATACTAATGGTGTGGCCACCTTAACGTACTACATAGATATTGTAGGTGGAAAATACACTGTTGATGCAGTATTTGCCGCGGATAACCAGTATGCAAGTTCTAATGTCACAGGAACACTCAAAATTCCCCAATCCAGTGTCTACGTTGTGGTAACAAGCAGTAAAAAGGATCCAAAGATTGGTGAAACATTCACCCTGACTTACAAACTCGGAAACAATGGACCAGACCCTGCAGATAATGTTACAATAACTATTCCATTACCAGAAAGCTTTGAAATATCCAATGTCAATGGTGATGGAAATTGGACCTACAACGAAAAAACAAGAACCATAACTTGGACCTTCACAACCCTTGTAGTGGGTGATCCATATCTATATGTTACTGGAAATCTCACAAAAGCAGGTGCGTATCTCTTCAGTTTATCAATAGCCACAGCCACCTACAACGGAGATACACAAGAAATAACACCGATCACAATAAACGCTAAAAATCCCGCGCAAGTAAACGCAGCAAGCAACACAATAACCATGCAGAATACTGGTACACCAATAAACTACTTAATAATGGCAATATTAATGATTTTAAGTGGATTATTAGTATCTAAAATAAAATAA
- the albA gene encoding DNA-binding protein Alba: MSEENVVYIGNKPVMNYVLAVVTQMNGGSNEVVLKARGRAISRAVDVAEIVRNRFITDIDVQNIDISTEEIIGNEGTATNVSAIEILLQKDN; encoded by the coding sequence ATGTCAGAGGAAAATGTTGTATACATTGGAAACAAACCCGTAATGAACTATGTCTTAGCAGTTGTAACCCAGATGAATGGTGGAAGTAATGAAGTGGTTCTGAAAGCTAGAGGAAGAGCCATTAGTCGCGCTGTGGACGTTGCTGAGATAGTAAGAAACAGGTTTATAACAGACATAGATGTTCAGAATATTGACATAAGCACCGAGGAAATCATTGGTAACGAGGGAACAGCCACTAATGTTTCGGCTATTGAGATACTACTTCAAAAAGATAATTAA